In the Mesoplodon densirostris isolate mMesDen1 chromosome 6, mMesDen1 primary haplotype, whole genome shotgun sequence genome, ggaggatcccacatgccgtggagccgctgggcccgtgagccatggccgctgaacctgcacgtccggagcctgtgctccacaacgggagaggccacaacagtgagaggcccgcgtaccgcaaaaaaaaaaaaaccaaaaaaccatgGTGACTCTCAGgttccaccccagacctactaaaccagaatctctgggggtagAGACAGGATATCTGCTTAACGGGCTCTCCTGGCAATTCTTTTGTGTGCTTTTGCACTACTCTGAAACCTGTGTGTGCTCACATgcatacacgtgcacacacacacaccccactgggCCCTTGTTAACCATGATCAACCACAGACGCGAATTTAGAAGGAATCTGTCAGAGGCCATTCGTTAGGGCTTAGGGGCTTATGTTCAATTTgcttttttcaaagaaatttgaaattattatggaaaatttcaaacaggcGAATGTAGGGAGAAGAGTGTGGTGAGCCCCCACGTGTGTATCACTCTACTTCATAAATTATTATTTGGCCATTTTGTTGTAGCTATCTCCTCCCacattaccttcttttttttttttctttttttctttttgaattttgggaGCATGATAAAGCAATTCTTAGCTGTGCAGACGAGTTCTGTCAGCTTTTTCAATATCCTCGCGTCCTCAGCCAACTTGGGTCTGAATGTTGAGGAGCTTTTGGACCCAGTGCTGGGCACACCTTCAGCTGGGTTATTCTCTGTGTGAGATGTAGggctctctcccttttcctcctctaTCTGAAAATGGTCCCGTGCCAGAAGGGAGAATCAGAGGTTTAAAAGTGCAGCATTTTAAATCTTGTGTTATAAGTTTGTCTGGTTTTGTCTTTTAAGGTTACAATTCATTTGCTCTCAGCTGCCTCCCATGCCTTAGCAGATAGGAAACTTGTTCTGACTTTCAGGGATGTATGGGTCAGATTGGGAGGTGGGCCgctttttctgtgtgtttaaGGCAGTTCACATCAATGAGCAGGAAGTTAGCCCATGCCAACCAGGCaagacttttatttctattttttttaaaggagagaaaaatgaggtTCAACTCCACCCTCCTCTCCTTGACATTATATCGTTTTAaggactttatttctttaaaagtaaagCACGCTGTATGTGTTTATCTTGCAATGCGTGGGGACAATTAAAATTCTAAGTATTTGCCCCCATGTCCTTTGACCCACCAGTTCCTTTTGTATTAATAAAGCCAGGGTCCTCACTGGAGTTTGCCATTGAGCTTGGGCTGATATCACTCTAGTGTCTCTTCCAAGAGCACTGAGACCCAGAAGCTAAAAACACTGTCAGAGGTACAGACCACTGAGAATCAAAGACGGGACACGTGTCCGATAGACGTACTGGGACGGAAGAGGGCCGAGGAGCCAGGAGCAGGGTTTAGATTTCTCAGCGTGCGTGAAGCCCGAGGCAGTTAGGGCCTGGGGGCTCAGCTCGGGGAGTCTCGTCTGAAGTGGCTGCCTGGTTTGGGGGCCACGTCAACCAAGAGTCAGGCAGGAGAAACGTCAGGGAACAGCCACCTCCTGGCCCTGGATCCCGGAGGCATGTGTTTAAACGGGACGCCCCGGAGCTGGCCCTCGGTGGTttctcgggctggggctgggtgtgTGGTAGCTCTCTGTGCCCTGTTACCCACGTGTCTAAACTTgcttgtttctctttatggcttgGCTTCCCGTCTCACTCCGACCTGGGGTGGGGCTAAACCCAACCACCCGGGACCCGCCCACAGTTGTGAAGCAGCGCTTGCAGATGTACGACTCGCCGCACCGGTCGGCCCTCAGCTGCATCCGGACCGTGTGGGGGACGGAGGGCTTGGGGGCCTTCTACCGGAGTTACACCACGCAGCTGACCATGAACGTTCCCTTCCAGTCCATCCACTTCATCACCTACGAGTTCCTGCAGGAGCAGATCAACCCGTACCGGGCCTACAACCCGCAGTCCCACATCATCTCAGGCGGGCTGGCCGGGGCCCTGGCTGCAGCCGCTACCACCCCTCTGGACGTTTGTAAAACCCTCCTCAACACTCAGGAGAACATGGCCCTCAACCTGGCCAACATCAGCGGCCGGCTGTCGGGCATGGCCAACGCCTTCCGGACGGTGTACCAGCTCAACGGCCTGCCGGGCTACTTCAAGGGCGTGCAGGCCCGCGTCATCTACCAGATGCCGTCCACTGCCATCTCCTGGTCCGTCTACGAGTTCTTCAAGTACTTCCTCACCAAGCACAAGCTGGAGAATCGAACTCTATACTAAAGGAACGGGCTGTGGGAAGTGATGCCAGAATCTTGGATTGTGCAAAGGCTTTCCCTGacttctccccttcccctgccctcacACCAAGATTACCGGGGCAGGGTGTTGGCAGAATCTGCTCTCTGACGCcttagaggagaggagaggatgggACAGCCGCTTACACGACGGCCGTCCGTCCGCAGGGACATCCCAGGTGGTAGAACATGTCGAAAGACTGACAGGGGAGCGAGAAAgtgctttttctcttcctcccccaccaccctGAGAGCGATGTAGCTTTTCTGCTTCAGTATAGCATCTCCTCCCCTAGACTCGTACGTAGATCACCCAGGAGGGAAGAAGATGTGCGGTGACTGAAaacattaaagaggaaaaaaaaaattatgtacctAGAAGTTCCAGTACCCAGTATCAAGTAGATGGATAATgtttatcctttatttttctatgtaGAAGTTTTTGGATTtgcgtgtgtgcctgtgtgtgtgtacaagcaAGTGTTACAGCTGGGAatataaagctgtttaaaaaaaaaaaaaaactgaattcttCCATCGGGTTAAGTCAAAAGGCACCAAAGTAATACGTTGCTCCACGTGGCCTAAAATTGTGTTGAGCCCCCCCAGATGGAAGTTCCACttgaatgtaaaataataaatataaggtttatattttgaattttcttttcatagGGGAAAATGGTACGTTGAAAAACAAGTCAAAATAATGATATAATACTtttagctacttttttttttttttttttcttaatcagtcACCTTcatgtgccttttccctttgtcttttcCTAGAAATTCCAGGACCAAAGATCTGGCCCTGGGGCTTTTCCTCTTGCTGTGTGCTCGACCGAACGCACACGTACTGGGCGGCAGCACGGCTCACACTGGAGCACAGTGGCCCCCAGTGGAATTAGGGTGGCTGGCCTTACActtactgaaaccatttccttccCTTGTGGGTGACGTGAATGTATGCCTCGCGGGGCCAGCACTTAAAAGCCCTTGAAATGCCAACGCTTGGCCACTTGTTGGGCGGCCAAGTGTGATAAATCCTACCTTGATCCGTGGACTTAATTCTCCAACAGTCTTTTAACCCAGGCACTTCAGGTAttcttgtctgtgtgtgtgtttgactaAATCTCCTGATCTCCTGTGTTTCCCTGTGCAGTTTTAGGGGTCTTAAAAAACACAGCAAGCATATCTACGGCATTTGTCTGTACACCTGCCCATCACAAATTTCCCCCTTAAGAGCCTCTCACCACGCCGGGACAGGCCAGGCTCCCCAGCCCCGCTGCGCAAGGGACCTGGGCCCTTGTGCTCAGTCAGGATGCCTCTCGAACCATCTTCAGCCTTGCTTGGTCCGCGCCAGCTGGGAACACGATGCCTTGTTTCCTGAAATGGCCTATCTGAGCCAGATTATCCCTGAGAGCAAACGCAAGTCTGTTTCCTCCAGCCAAGCCTTCCCAGGCCTCTCGGAGGGAAGACTCAGTGGCTTCACAGTTTCCTTCAGAGCTGTCTTTCAAAATGAGCAGGAAGTACGTGTGTGTTTTCATTCTGGCCGGCCTGGTCCTGACCTTGACCCTTTGCCCTTCGCCTTTCACCTTTCACCTTAGGCACGGTCCGTGTCGTGCATTCTCTCTGAGGCTCAGACCCGGGCTCTTTCAGATGCCGTGACTCCTGGGATGAACTCAGGTGGTGCTGGGACTTTTGCATCTCAGAACCTCGCGTGCAGGTCAGGGACAGCAGAGACCCACGTCAGGCAGCTCCCATACGTGCTCCGATGAGCAGGGTCTTCTCCTGGGCTGGGGGGCCTGCCTGCTGACCTGTCCCACCTCGGAGTTAGCCCACCCCCATCTCCCGGTGGAAATCAGTTGCAGCGAGCTTCCCCACTCAGTTGCAGTTACATCCCCACTCAGGGATGCCAAAAGCCCACGGAGACCAAACTGCTGGAGGAAGTGATGACATCTCTCTAAACATATACCCCGTCAGTGTTACATTTTGCAAATGGAAGAAAATCTAGATCGAATTCTAAAATAATTATCCAACCACCCTTTTTTGTCCACTTCAGATACACCACACTGCTGCAAAATATTCCTTATTTCTTATGGGATTTTGTTTTTGATGGTATTGAGGAAAGAAACGGCTCACTTCTCTGGGAGAACTCCTTTGGGTCAGGAGAGATAGAGTCTCCAGATTTCAGAGTCGGAAGGTCTGATCCTGGCTTTCCTTTCCCAGTGTGTAGGGATCGGCTGGGAAATGGGGCTGATGCCACCTGTCCTGCCTTCCCCACTGGGTCTTCCAGAGGCTGGACGAGCGACGTATCTGAAAAAGCTTTGAAAGTTGTGAAGCGCTAAACAAATAGAAGTGGTCATGAATTTTGTGGGAGGTAACCACCGCCCCCCGCCTCACCCTGAGCTCCAAAGCTTGTCTTGCTGCCCCATGCAGACCGCAGCGCAGTTGACGGTGACTTTGACTTGGCCAAGAACGAAATAGGAACATGttctccccatcccccagccctggCGATGACCAACCTAATGTAGTCACGGCACAGACTTGGTCGCTGGTGTCTTGGGTGTCACTGGGGTGTCATCTGccacccagcaatgccacttgaGGACAATAGTCAATAACAGTGACTTCTGTCCAGACCATGATTTGTGAGCCAACCCCTCATACATCTGAGTTTtactttttagaattaaaaaattgattttttttcccaaatgggaTAAATCTTCAACCCatgactatttttttcttaactttggaTAGAAACTCGCTAGATAACTGGCCTGCATCCTTTTgtgtggtttctttttcttttattttttttaaatgctgatgtCTTGTTCCAAGAGCTGTCCTCCAAAGTCCCCCTAAGGCTGCACTGGCAACACGTTGTTATgccattaaagttttatttaactttatttaaggATGATTGTGCCTGTTCCATACAAATGTACTGCTGCTTCCCACCTGCGAGACGCACGATGTATGTTACTAGGGTGGGCCAGTGTCCTTTCTTAAATTCCTGTCGTAAATATCATGGTTTCTGCCTCTTGGCTGTCACCCGTTCCTGGAAGAAGGGGAGaaatgtgtgtttctgtgtggggaTATTTCTGATATGCTGCTACAGTTGTGACACTGGAGCTACAGAAAATAAAGCCTTGATCTTCGAAGTGTtgtgggctctttggtgggaatGTTGAAATAAGAGGGACGTggatggagaaaaggaacctaATTCATGGGGCTTGTGCCTCCTGCAGTCTGGTGCATTAAGGACCAGGATCTATGGCTTCGATGGAAAGTGCCCCTCAGCCCTCTTACCAAAATGGAAGCAGGTGGCCGGGGATGGTCACGAGAGAtgatggggcagggctgggagcctcCATGGCTTTGCTCGCTCTGCTGGGGAGGGCGGCAGCTCTTCTATCCTTGTGGGACCATGAGTGTGAGAGGCTGCCAGCCCCTGGGATGcccagccctgatgcctggcacGCTCATGCCTGTTTTCCCTCTCTCATCCTTTTATGGAGGCTTAATCAGGGTCCCTCTACACGGAAGACCCCAAGGGTGACCAGAATCCACACATACTTCCTAAAGCGCACAGCTTAAACCAGGAACTAGACCTATTCTGGAGTTGAGAATGGCGCTGGGGGGTCTCGGACCCCTTTGAAAAGCCAGGGACAGCCCTTGACTCATCATAGTTTGGGAGGTCAGAGCGCCTGCTTTCAGCATAACCACCAAAGGCTTTAGTGAGGGTGGGGAGTCAGGGTTGAGGTCAGGCTTGAGAACCAGCCATGGGCAGTGGTGCCAGGAGGTGGGCAGCGGTGCTGATCGGAGAGTGGAGAAGGCCATAGGTAAACTTCCTGCTTTGCACTTTTACCAAAGGCCAACACTGTGCTTCTCAAAGCTGCCTTGTGGCTTGTTGATTGCCTCCACTCCGGGCTGGAGGGCATCCAGTGCGTATGTACCCATTCAGCAGATTTCTCTCCCTGCCCCATGGAGTCCACCTGCCAGCAAATCCAGAGCGCCTCCCACGAGCAGAGCACCGTGCCTGGCGCCCTGGGGACAAAAGCCAAGTGTCAGTGGTGTTCCCACCCTTTCGGGCCATACAGTCTAATAGAAGAATATAAGGGAAGACATCAAATCAAGACCCACCAAGATGGTAGTGGAGGCTGCCGTGGATGGAAAACAGTAACTCGATACCTTTAGACCAGGCTCCATGAGACACTTGCTAGTCCATCCAATCCCCAGCTCGGTCCCCACCGTTGGTGTGCCGTCTTGTCCTGCACCAGCTCCCCGGAGCTGACTGGGCGCATTTTTTTCCCAGCTTCGAATTCGGTAATGTCGcactggtagcttgaaatcagcagTGGTAGGGATGTTTACACCACAGGAATAGGCCGGTGCTATAAATCAGGGCTCTTTCTTTTAGAAGAGCCAGCTTACCTGTCCACCACTATTGGCACATAGCACGGGGCTTGGTGTGTGATATTCGCTGAAGTTTCACTGAGTGAAAGAGATGCTGGATGCACTTTTTGTGTTCGACCCGGGGTCCCCTCTAGTGCTGGAGCTCCTGGTTCTTCCTATGACAGAGACCATCTTCATCACTTAGGAGTCCTTTCCAGCCCATCCACACTCTTTAAATTCCAGCCCAGAAAAGCCAtgaagggaagggcttccctttcctcctgggccaagctctccattctgttccagtTCCCACCTCTTCTGGGAGAGACTCCACTTCTGCCTGCTCGAGTGACCTAAATGCAACAGACACCTCAGAGAAGAATATAAAAAGCCCAGGGTTGTCCATGAGACAGACAGGGTCcctgggaggggtggaggggggctAGTACTGCTTACAGAGAAATAAAGGCTTGGCTCTGGTCTAAGGCAGAATGCACGCATGGCCTAAGAGTAAAGATTACCATTCGGGAGAACAGCTGGGTTGAGCCATAAGGGCCTTGTAGGAGAAACCTCGGTGCAGAGCTGCAAATATGAGCTTTGACTGTCATCTGACCTTGCATCAGTGGGTAATGGGGAGTCATTAAGGGTCTCTGAGTGGAGGACTCCATGACTGGAGCtcagctttaggaagagtcatctggCGGAAGTAATGGAGTGGAGGTGGAATACGAAGGAGGCCGGGAGACGGTCGATTTGTGTCACAGTGAAGTTGCCCAGGAGAGAGGTGGCTGAGGGAAAGGCAGGGGAGACTGGAACAGAGTGAGCGTGGCTGATGAGCGTGTACAGTGGAGCTTGGGGCGGGGCGCGGCTGCAGGGCAAGGTGGGAATGGGCTGGCTGAGGGCAGTGGCCGCGTCGGGAGGGAAACCTGGCTGGCAGGAGGAGCAGGTGGTGGAGGAAGTGCCTCATCTCTAGAGCCACTGGGTTCCCCTCggtcctcctcctccctgggtGTGCTTGACGTGAGCTGAGATCTTGCCCGGAGCGGCCtcttcactccccaccccccacccccttggtgtTCGTTCCTTGCCCTTCTTCAGGCCACACCCTGACTACCTTCTTTGTTGCTTTCCGGGCCTCCTAAGGATGGCTGCTTGGGAAGGTTTTGCCTTTGGAACTCCTGACTCTCCACCCCTCTTGGTGCTGATCTGCCCTCACAGCTTCACCTGGTCCCCCTGGAAACATGATTCCCAGATGTGGTGCTGGCTGGAGATCTCCCAGATCTCAGCTACTGTTCTCCTAACCCCAAGAGACTCTGGCCCCTCCTGCCGGAGGCTTACTATGTTACTTACGTTATTACTCCCTTACCATGCTACTCCCTTACCCTGCTACTCCCTTACCATGCTACTCACCATGTTACTCACTTGCTCAAAACCTTCCAGGGCTCCCCAGTGCTTATTGACTTTAAGAATAGGCTAACCTGCATATGGCAGTGCCAGATTTAGGGagtaaagagaaagagaacagcTAATGGACATATGAGACCCTGAGGTCTTGATCTCCTGAACAGGGCAGGACAAGAACCATGTGCAATGCTTACATTTAATAGTGAGGAGAGAAATGGGGACCAGGAGAGACTGGAGTGTTCAGAAAACCATGAAGATAGCCAAGAGGTGAGGCTTTTTCACGGGAGGAGGAGTCATCCATTCGACTTGGGTAGGTGTGCTGTAAAAGCAGTGACAGTCATTTACAAATTCCCAGATGGTCTCTCCTTGCTCTTGCCCTCTTTGTCCCTGGTTTGTCTCCCCTCCCCTTTACTCTTACCTCTTCTGATTCCTTGCTAAATCCCACCTCCCCCAGGTTCAGCTGCTTGCCCTCCAAGCGCCATTCCTAATATACCTGACAGAATATTCCAATAGCCACCTAAGGCAATAATCAGGCAAGTAATCAGAAATGCCCATCCCAGGCTTGTTCACAAAAGTCAAATCCGGAAGCAAACTGGATATCTATCAAGAAGTTAAATGATTTATAGAGCATCCGAGCTACCCTGGTGTTCTAGTGGGAACCAAGGAAGTTTCATCAGGAGTCCCGGGTCAGATACATTGTTTAAAATGTGGActccccaggcttccctggtggcacagtggttgagagtccgcctgccgatgcaggggacgcaggttcgtgccccggtccgggaagttcccgcatgcggtggagcggctgggcccgtgagccatggccgctgagcctgcccgtccggagcctgtgctctgcaacgggagaggccacagcagtgagaggcccacgtaccgcaaaaaaaaaaaaaaaaaaaaaaaatgtggactcCCCAGTACATTTATAAAATTCGAGAATACTTCCAAGCTTACTCATTTCTCTAACCTTTCCTCCTAAAAGTAACCTTACTTTGGGGAACATGTAAGCCCCCTTTTGTGAAGGGGTGGATATGCGATGGCATATCCACGGTTTAGAATTCCACTTTAGTTTCCTGTTGACATGGCTTCTTTAAGAAAATCTttgcttatgtttttatttacacGTGGCAGTCGTGATCTTTTACTTTCTATAGCAGGTGGGACAGCTGGGGAGAACCACCAGCACGACTGCTGAGAGGACACAAGTGCCACCTTAGGAAGGAtagcccagcctgtgtctgctGTCATCTGAAAGTCCTATGTGAGAAGAAAAACTCTAAAATCAAGATCATACTGGAGATGTTTGGGTCTCTGACCCAAGGCAGTTGAAGTCCAGGTATTGCCTTAGGGTTCTCGTGAATTTCTGTTATCAAGGACTTACTACTGAAATCACTTACTACAAAGCAGAACCCACATGAAACCCAGAGCGACAGAGGCATTGTGGACACCTGGGTTCTTTGTCATTGTCACCCTGGCTTTTGGTGGCTTCCTTTAAGAGAACAGGtggtttaaaaagaataaatgaaggagTTCAGTCCTGGAGTCTGCCCAGCACCCTGCTTTCAACCTTAGGTGTTGCTCTTGCCCGGGGTGGGTGGAGCAGGGCATGGGGGAAGCATAGAAGTTTCACTACGTCTACCATTGTGACCTGGACATCAATGTGCAGTTTAACATAGGAAGtttggaagggaagagagaacaaAAGAGTTATAAAGCTGTTCTAGAAGACCCAGTGTGGAAGTTTTCAGGACTGTACCAAAAAACATGTTCTGACCTCTATGTTACTTGCCAAGTTTTTGCAGAAGGGAAGCCTCTGGCCTTGCCAGTGAGACCCTCCTACAAGGCATTTAGTATGAGGTGGAACTGGAATGAATGGCTAAAGCTGCCTGTGAAATACCCTGACTGGCCCAGGAATGCCCAAGTGGCCCTGACTATTTGGGATGTGTTGGGCCAGGAAAGGCAGTGTCTGTGGGAGGACCAACTGTTTCACAGTTTGGAAAATACGGCATGTTTTGCCAGGGGATGCATGACTTGAAAGTCTGGCCTAACGTGGAAGCAGATGGATGAAAACCCACAAAAACTGCTGGCAGAACAAGCAGCGCTCTCTCAGAAGATCAGGTGAGCAGCCTTGCCAAGTTACCTCTAACATCAACAGCAGATAAGCAAATAGCGTTGGGTTTGATTTCCGGTTTCTGCAATGTGGAAGACTAAGATAAACTGAAAATCCTCCCACAGCAAACAGCTAAAAGTATGAAGTAGCAGTAAAATAGGTAAAACAATTTAGGAAGGTAAGCCTCGCCAAAGATGAGTTTGCAATCTACAATTACAAACCAATGAAAGCTAAAGTCAATAATCATAACAAACAACTGGAATATATCCACCAGAAATTCAGATAATggaatattgaaaatttaaaaaaactatttaaaaataaaacaataatataaaaacataaaacataaatcaaagaataaaacacaaaaaagagaaagagattatTTACTACTATAGCTATATAATGAAACTTAATATTGGTTAGAGtaattcttcatctttttttctcctttcttcaaactcaagtgttttttttaaaataaatttatttatttatttttggctgtgttgggtcttcgatgctgcgtgcaggctttctctagttgtggtgagcgggggctactcttggttgcggtgcgcgggcttctcattgctatggcttctcttgttgcagagcacaggctctagacgtgcaggctcagtagttgtggcacgtggactcagtagttgtggcacgtgggctcagtagttgtggcttgtgggctgtagagtgcaggctcagtagttgtggtgcacaggcttagttgttttgcagcatgtgggatcttcccagaccagggctcgaacccatgtcccctgcattgccaggtggattcttaaccactgcaccaccagggaagtccaaactcAAGTGGTTTTATAAGCCGGATTTAAAAAGCTGCTGAGATTAATATGACCATGATATCAAAACtggagaaagaaagtgaaagaaaggaaTATTACAGACTGTTCTCActtataaatatagatgcaaatttTCAGCTGaaaattagcaaattgaatcaagcaattaaaaaatacatcatgcccagggacttccctggtggtccagtggttaagaatccacttttcaatgcaggggatgcaggtttgattgctggtggggaaactaagatcccacgtgcagcggggcaactaagccctggtgcagcaactagagagaagcctgcgcgcctcaatgaagagcccgcatgccccagcgaaagatcctgcatgatgcaactaagactcaatgcagccaaaacttaaataaataaataaatattaaaaaatacatcatgCTGAAACAGGATTTATTCCAAGAATGTAAGAACAGTTTAACACAGAATATCTATCAGTGTACATTATTACTGCATTATTGAGTGTTTCAGGGGTCCCCCAAGATGAGATGATGGAGTCACAGGGCTCAGAGGCAGTTGTAATCACAGCTAAGATTTATTATAAACAACAAGGTAAGAATATACAACTAGATGGTTCAGTAAGGGAAAAAGATATAGGTGAGGTCTGGAGAAATCAATACACAGGCTTCCTATGCTTCCCCGTCCCAGCCCAGGAAGAGACACACTTGAGTGTGCTTCTTTctccaggaagaaaaatgaagcctTTTGGAAAAGCCCATTTGAGACTCAGAAATTAGGGTTTTTACTGGGGGTCTGGTCAACAGGCATTCTCTGCCCTCAAGTACCAAAATTCTAGCCTCCGAGAAAGAAATCATGTGCTCACCATAAATCACAATATACAAACAACCTAGCCACAGTGAAACATCTATACCAGTTAGAGAATGTTTCAGCAGTCAAGTTCTCACACCTTAGCAGGAGGCCATCGTTGCAAGCAGGTCCTTCTAAAGATAGCAGCTTCAAGCCTGCTATGTTAACTATCTCCTGCACATTAAATTAAAGGAGAAGAATAACATATGGTCCAAAGAATCCACAATCTTACCAACTTTTTGGTAAgtttcaacaaacattcatcaTACAAAGTTttggtaaaataaaataggactGTCTTAACCCAATATAAGAAATATACCAAGAACTGATAACCAACATCTTACCAAATGGTTAAATGTAAGAAACGTTCTCATAaagtcaggaacaaaacaagaatgCTTCTACTACTGTTCCAATTAGACAATGTATCAGAGTTTCTTGCACTAGCCAATACAAGAAAACAG is a window encoding:
- the SLC25A37 gene encoding mitoferrin-1 isoform X3; the encoded protein is MATLLHDAVMNPAEVVKQRLQMYDSPHRSALSCIRTVWGTEGLGAFYRSYTTQLTMNVPFQSIHFITYEFLQEQINPYRAYNPQSHIISGGLAGALAAAATTPLDVCKTLLNTQENMALNLANISGRLSGMANAFRTVYQLNGLPGYFKGVQARVIYQMPSTAISWSVYEFFKYFLTKHKLENRTLY
- the SLC25A37 gene encoding mitoferrin-1 isoform X1, with protein sequence MELRCGGVGSQAGGRRMDGDSRDGGGGGCKDAGSEDYENLPTSVSLSIHMTAGAMAGILEHSIMYPVDSVKTRMQSLNPDPKAHYTSVYGALKKIIRTEGFWRPLRGLNVMMMGAGPAHALYFACYENMKRTLNAVFHHQGNSHLANGIAGSMATLLHDAVMNPAEVVKQRLQMYDSPHRSALSCIRTVWGTEGLGAFYRSYTTQLTMNVPFQSIHFITYEFLQEQINPYRAYNPQSHIISGGLAGALAAAATTPLDVCKTLLNTQENMALNLANISGRLSGMANAFRTVYQLNGLPGYFKGVQARVIYQMPSTAISWSVYEFFKYFLTKHKLENRTLY
- the SLC25A37 gene encoding mitoferrin-1 isoform X2 gives rise to the protein MQSLNPDPKAHYTSVYGALKKIIRTEGFWRPLRGLNVMMMGAGPAHALYFACYENMKRTLNAVFHHQGNSHLANGIAGSMATLLHDAVMNPAEVVKQRLQMYDSPHRSALSCIRTVWGTEGLGAFYRSYTTQLTMNVPFQSIHFITYEFLQEQINPYRAYNPQSHIISGGLAGALAAAATTPLDVCKTLLNTQENMALNLANISGRLSGMANAFRTVYQLNGLPGYFKGVQARVIYQMPSTAISWSVYEFFKYFLTKHKLENRTLY